The Lasioglossum baleicum chromosome 15, iyLasBale1, whole genome shotgun sequence genome has a segment encoding these proteins:
- the LOC143216377 gene encoding uncharacterized protein LOC143216377, with protein sequence MASFTENKRFWLEFIKAYRELPALWKVKSDSYKNRNLKTEGYNVLVEKLKSILPEANREVVKKKINALRTNYRRELKKIKDSSRPGTGTDEIYVPTLWYFNDIDFLRDQVTVVAGTCTLNYDNSEDEDSDNNETTSPQEDTPSRKRRVIPDDTPQRKIVRKTEVVQDERNELLSLARDRLRSSNDDADILGKAWALDYKQLKPDQQLFAKKAINDILFEGRLGTLHRYSVVINDPQTSRSSSTVSHISSRHNQHSSST encoded by the exons ATGGCGTCGTTTACTGAAAACAAGCGGTTTTGGCTGGAATTTATTAAAGCGTATCGCGAATTACCAGCACTGTGGAAAGTAAAAAGTGACTCCTACAAAAACCGTAATTTGAAAACAGAGGGCTACAACGTTCTGGTAGAAAAACTTAAAAGTATTCTACCGGAAGCAAATAGGGAAGttgtaaaaaagaaaatcaaTGCTTTACGAACTAACTACCGAAGAGAgctgaaaaaaattaaagacTCTAGTCGGCCTGGTACCGGAACTGATGAGATCTACGTTCCCACACTATGGTACTTCAACGACATTGATTTTCTAAGAGACCAAGTGACAGTTGTTGCAGGAACTTGCACTTTAAACTACGATAATTCCGAAGATGAGGATAGTGACAATAATGAAACAACATCCCCACAA GAAGACACTCCATCTCGTAAAAGGCGAGTTATACCAGATGATACTCcgcaacgaaaaatcgtcaGGAAAACTGAAGTAGTGCAAGATGAacgaaatgaacttctttctCTCGCCCGCGACCGATTGCGATCAAGCAATGATGATGCAGATATTCTGGGCAAAGCTTGGGCATTGGATTATAAGCAACTGAAACCTGATCAGCAACTTTTTGCTAAGAAGGCCATTAATGACATACTATTTGAAGGCCGTTTGGGCACGTTGCATCGATATTCCGTAGTCATTAATGACCCCCAGACTTCAAGATCAAGTTCTACCGTCAGTCACATTTCATCACGTCATAATCAGCACTCTTCATCTACATAG